One segment of Tenrec ecaudatus isolate mTenEca1 chromosome 1, mTenEca1.hap1, whole genome shotgun sequence DNA contains the following:
- the SRSF11 gene encoding serine/arginine-rich splicing factor 11 isoform X5: MSTVDPKLNHVAAGLVSPSLKSDTSSKEIEEAMKRVREAQSLISAAIEPDKKEEKRRHSRSRSRSRRRRTPSSSRHRRSRSRSRRRSHSKSRSRRRSKSPRRRRSHSRERGRRSRSTSKTRDKKKEDKEKKRSKTPPKSYSTARRSRSASSILWCRGYLKQHGIQPRERRRRRSRSGSRSPKKPRSPKRKMSRSPSPRRHKKEKKKDKDKERSRDERERSTSKKKKSKDKEKDRERKSESDKDVKQVTRDYDEEEQGYDSEKEKKEEKKPTEAGSPKTKECCVEKGTGDSLRESKVNGDDHHEEDMDMSD; encoded by the exons ATGAGTACCGTTGATCCCAA ATTAAATCATGTGGCTGCTGGTCTTGTTTCACCAAGTTTGAAATCAGATACTTCtagtaaagaaatagaggaagccATGAAAAGAGTACGAGAAGCACAATCGCTAATTTCTGCTGCTATAGAACCAG ataagaaagaagaaaaacgaAGACATTCAAGGTCAAGATCACgttcgaggaggaggaggactcctTCATCTTCTAGACACAG GCGATCCAGAAGCAGATCTCGGAGAAGATCCCATTCGAAGTCAAGAAGTAGGCGAAGATCAAAAAGTCCAAGACGGAGAAGATCTCATTCCAGAGAGAGAGGTAGAAGATCAAGAAGCACATCAAAAACCAG agacaaaaagaaagaagataaagAAAAGAAACGCTCCAAAACACCACCAAAAAGTTATAGCACAGCCAGACGTTCTAGAAGTGCAAGCAG TATTTTATGGTGTAGAGGGTATTTGAAACAGCACGGAATTCAACCGAG AGAGAGAAGACGACGAAGAAGCAGGAGTGGATCAAGGTCCCCTAAGAAGCCCAGGTCTCCTAAAAGAAAGATGTCTCGCTCACCATCCCCTAGAAG gcataaaaaggagaaaaagaaagacaaagacaaagaGAGGAGTAGAGATGAAAGAGAACGATcaacaagcaaaaagaaaaagagtaaagacaaagaaaaagatcGGGAAAGAAAGTCAGAGAGTGACAAAGATGTCAAA CAGGTTACACGGGATTACGATGAAGAGGAACAGGGATATGACAGCgagaaggagaaaaaggaagagaaaaagccAACAGAAGCAGGTTCCCCCAAAACAAAGGAATGTTGTGTCGAAAAGGGAACTGGTGATTCACTAAGGGAATCCAAAGTGAATGGGGATGATCATCATGAAGAAGACATGGATATGAGTGACTGA